The following are from one region of the Halorussus rarus genome:
- a CDS encoding zinc-dependent alcohol dehydrogenase family protein: MRAAVLREYGEPLEIADVDRPEPAPDGVVVETEACGICRSDWHAWQGDWEWIGAKPPKGQILGHEPAGTVVEVGADVTRLGEGDSVAVPFNLSDGTCPMCRNGHSNVCENVLPLGFAEAAPGAFAEAVHVPHADQNAVTLPDGVSPVAMAGLGCRFVTAFHALVHRADVSAGDWVAVHGCGGVGLSAVHIADAIGANVVAVDLNEEKLTKAEDLGAAATVNAVETENVPRTIVGVTDGGADVSVDALGIAETCRNSVNCLGRLGQHVQIGLTTQDEHGTVELPTDAMTTKEIEFIGSYGMQPPRYDEIFRMVEAGTLDPSAVVSETVTLDDVPDRLAAMSDYGTMGIPVVDEF; encoded by the coding sequence ATGCGCGCAGCCGTGTTACGCGAGTACGGCGAGCCCCTGGAGATCGCCGACGTCGACCGGCCGGAACCGGCCCCCGACGGCGTCGTGGTCGAGACCGAGGCCTGCGGCATCTGCCGGAGCGACTGGCACGCCTGGCAGGGCGACTGGGAGTGGATCGGCGCCAAGCCCCCGAAGGGCCAGATTCTGGGCCACGAGCCCGCCGGCACCGTTGTCGAAGTCGGCGCGGACGTCACCCGTCTCGGCGAGGGCGACAGCGTGGCGGTCCCGTTCAACCTCAGCGACGGCACCTGTCCGATGTGCCGGAACGGCCACTCGAACGTCTGCGAGAACGTCCTGCCGCTGGGGTTCGCCGAGGCCGCGCCGGGCGCGTTCGCCGAGGCGGTGCACGTCCCGCACGCCGACCAGAACGCCGTGACGCTGCCCGACGGCGTCTCGCCCGTGGCGATGGCCGGCCTCGGCTGCCGGTTCGTCACCGCCTTCCACGCGCTGGTCCACCGCGCGGACGTGAGCGCGGGCGACTGGGTCGCGGTCCACGGCTGCGGCGGCGTGGGGCTCTCGGCGGTTCACATCGCGGACGCCATCGGCGCGAACGTGGTCGCCGTGGATTTGAACGAGGAGAAACTGACGAAGGCCGAGGACCTGGGCGCGGCCGCGACCGTCAACGCCGTCGAAACCGAGAACGTCCCCCGCACTATCGTGGGCGTCACGGACGGCGGCGCCGACGTCTCGGTCGACGCGCTGGGCATCGCCGAGACCTGCCGGAACTCGGTGAACTGCCTGGGCCGGCTGGGCCAGCACGTCCAGATCGGGCTCACGACGCAGGACGAGCACGGTACCGTGGAGCTACCGACGGACGCGATGACGACGAAGGAGATCGAGTTCATCGGCTCCTACGGGATGCAGCCCCCGCGCTACGACGAGATATTCCGGATGGTCGAGGCGGGCACGCTCGACCCGAGCGCGGTCGTCTCCGAGACGGTGACCCTCGACGACGTGCCCGACCGCCTCGCCGCGATGAGCGACTACGGGACGATGGGCATCCCGGTCGTCGACGAGTTCTGA
- a CDS encoding acyl-CoA dehydrogenase family protein: protein MAFRLSDEQRAVRDAVRAFGEEEIEPVAREHDERKEYPADLVEKAAELDFVAPSIPVEYGGAGMDMLSTIIVTEELWRADPGIGSAIGSRGFGSNMIRKYGDEWMKEEWLPRIASGESACCSCISEPAHGSNVAGIETRAERDGDEFVIDGNKMWITNGTVADVAVVMTKTSPDEGHRGITAFLVPTDLDGFRTEKIDNKLGIRASDLAEVILDGVRVPEENVIGEVDEGFYQLMDFFASGRTSVAGQAVGAATAALDAALDYADEREQFGQKIGEFQAIEHKLAEMATSVEAARSLTYRAASYVEDGDDQLATQFASMAKLFASERAVDVADEAIQVHGGAGFVTDHPVERYYRDARITKIYEGTSEIQKNIIADNLQ, encoded by the coding sequence ATGGCATTCCGACTGTCAGACGAGCAGCGCGCCGTCCGCGACGCGGTCCGGGCGTTCGGCGAGGAGGAGATCGAACCGGTCGCCAGGGAGCACGACGAGCGGAAGGAGTACCCCGCAGACCTGGTCGAGAAGGCCGCGGAGCTCGACTTCGTCGCGCCCTCCATCCCCGTCGAGTACGGCGGCGCGGGCATGGACATGCTGTCGACGATCATCGTGACCGAGGAGCTGTGGCGCGCCGACCCGGGCATCGGGAGCGCCATCGGGAGCCGGGGGTTCGGCTCCAACATGATACGGAAGTACGGCGACGAGTGGATGAAGGAGGAGTGGCTCCCGCGCATCGCGTCGGGCGAGTCGGCCTGCTGTAGCTGCATCTCCGAGCCCGCTCACGGCTCGAACGTGGCGGGCATCGAGACGCGGGCGGAACGAGACGGCGACGAGTTCGTCATCGACGGCAACAAGATGTGGATCACGAACGGCACGGTCGCCGACGTCGCCGTGGTGATGACCAAGACCTCGCCCGACGAGGGCCACCGCGGCATCACCGCGTTCCTGGTCCCGACGGACCTCGACGGGTTCCGGACCGAGAAGATCGACAACAAGCTCGGCATCCGGGCCTCGGACCTCGCGGAGGTCATCCTCGACGGCGTCCGCGTGCCCGAGGAGAACGTCATCGGCGAGGTCGACGAGGGGTTCTACCAGCTCATGGACTTCTTCGCCAGCGGTCGGACCAGCGTCGCGGGCCAGGCGGTCGGGGCGGCCACGGCCGCGCTCGACGCCGCGCTCGACTACGCCGACGAGCGCGAGCAGTTCGGTCAGAAGATCGGCGAGTTCCAGGCCATCGAGCACAAGCTCGCGGAGATGGCGACCAGCGTCGAGGCGGCCCGGTCGCTGACCTACCGCGCCGCGTCGTACGTCGAGGACGGCGACGACCAGCTCGCCACCCAGTTCGCGAGCATGGCGAAGCTGTTCGCCAGCGAGCGCGCGGTCGACGTGGCCGACGAGGCCATCCAGGTCCACGGCGGGGCGGGCTTCGTCACCGACCACCCGGTCGAGCGCTACTACCGCGACGCCCGCATCACGAAGATCTACGAGGGGACCAGCGAGATACAGAAGAACATCATCGCCGACAACCTCCAGTGA